The genomic stretch ATGTGGTCAGAACCAGAATCATGACTCACGCCCATTTTTGCAGAAATTCTAAAACTTGCACAATACGATTCGTGACATAGAAAAGAACCACCTTTCATCACATTTTCTACTTGGTATGGATTTTCTGGACTGTATCCTTTTGAAGCTCCTTTTGGGTTTGTCAATGGCTGAGAAGTATCTATTTCTTTATAATAATTTACATTGAATAAATCGCTTGTCAATTCCCAAACATTTCCGAGCATATCATAGAGACCAATACTATTTGGTGCATACGATTTTACAGGCGATACATACGAGAAACCATCATCAGGATTGTTTGTTATTGGAAAATTACCTTGCCACGTATTTGAATTTTGGTTTAATATATTGGCGTCATTTCCCCATGTATAAACGTCATTTGTATTTTTTCCTTGCGCAGCAGCTTCCCATTCGGCTTCCGTTGGCAATCTTCTGTTAGCCCATTTGCAATACGCTAATGCATCTTCTAAGGCAACATGCACAACAGGAAGATTATCTTTGTCATCAATAGAACTATCAGGACCGCTAGGATGTTTCCAATCGGCACCAATTTTCCATGTCCACCATTGTCCATAATTCGCCATATTGGCAACCGCATTTACATTTTTATTAAAAACTAAGCTGCCGGGTTTTAGGATAGAATCGTGTGGTTTTTGGGTATTTGGCGGCAATTCTTTTTTCATTTGTTCCCAATCAATTGGTCTTTCGGCAATTGTTTTATAGCCTGTTGCTTTTACAAAAGCTTTAAATTGAGCATTGGTAACTTCTGTTTCATCTATATAAAAACCATCAACTTTTACCGTATGTGCAGGTTTTTCTCTTTGCATTGCAAAAGGATCATTTTCTTTTGCTCCTTGTAAAAATGTTTTGCTTTCTACCCAAACCATTCCGTTTGGAATTTTCAGATCTAAAAATTCATCTAATGGTGTGTTTTTAGAACTATTTTGAGAAGGCTTTTTATTTTCACAAGCAATAAAAGTAATAGCAATGAATAGAAAGATATATTTGGTTAAGAAATGATTCATTTTAGAAGAAATTTTTTAAGTTCTATTGAAATATAAAAGTATTAAAAAAAGCAATGAATAGTTCCTTTTAGTACGCCTATTTTTTAAATTTATAGAATTGCAATACACGTTTTATAGAACGCTTACAACTAACATCTGCTAAAGGTATTTCAACAAAAAAATATAAAATAATAACATATTGTCCCTTAATTATATTTGAACTAAACATAAACTAAAAAAAGACGATTCGTTTGGACAGTCTTTTTTATAAATATATATGTTTTGAATAATTTTAAATCTGCCTATATTTTTCTGAATTCGAATTTCTTTAATTGACACTACATTTTCGCCGTAGAAACTCTCTTTTTGACTAAATAATCATCTAAAGCCAAATGAGAACAATCGTGACCAATTCCACTATTTTTAATCCCACCATGTGGTAAATAGATTGCATATTTGACACCATTGATTTGTATTTCTCCGAATTCCAGCTCTTCTGTAAAGTGTTCTATTCGTTTGTGATTATTTGTGAATATGTAAGATGCTAATCCAAATTCGGTATCATTTGCTAATGCCAACACTTCTTCATCCGTATCGAAAGACATGATACCTGCAACAGGTCCGAATGTTTCTTGAGTGAATAGTTTCATTTCTGGTGTAATTCCGGAAACGACTGTAGGTTCTATCCAAAAGCCAGTTTCAGGCAAATAATCAGGTATTTTTCCACCATATTCAAGTGTTGCACCTTTACTTGTTGCATCTTCAATAAGATCAAACATACGATCTCTATCTTTTTTAGATACTACAGGACCCATAAATACATCTTCGTTTTCTTTTGTACCAAAACCAACCTTTAGTTTTGAAACTTTTTCAACGTATGCTTTTATGAATTTATCATAGATTGATGTATGAACTAAGATTCTATTGGCAGCGACGCAAACTTGACCTGAATTACCAAACCTTAGTGCAACAGCAAGGTTTAACGCTGTGTCAAAATCAGCATCTTCAAATACGATAAAAGGTGCATTTCCACCCAATTCCATTCCTAGTTTTTTGATAGATGTTGTGCTTTCTGCAATTACTTTTTGTCCTGTTGTTGTAGATCCAATCATGGTAATAACAGCAGGAATTTTACTTGTAGTTAACGTTTGTGCTACTTCACTCACTGTACCAGCTAAGATGTTAATGACACCAGCGGGAAAATTTATGCTATGTGCTATTTCACCAATCATATAGGCTGATAATGGTGACATTTCGGAAGGTTTTATGATAATAGAACAGCCTGAGGCTAGGGCAGGACCCAATTTGAAACCTACATTTAGTATTGGAAAATTCCAAGCGAGATACGCAACAGCGACTCCAGCAGGTTTCGAAATCATTTTGTGCGTATGTGTGCCTTCATAATCTGGAATTTGTTCTTCCCTCAAATTTTTCATGGCATCAGGATACCACGATAAAGCATTTGTAATAGCTTCAATATCTTCATATGCACCCGCGTAGGTTTTACCCATTTCATGAACCATTGCATTTCTTAGTTCATGTTCTTTTTCAAGAATAGCGGATCTAAGTTTTAGCATCCATTCAGTTCGCTCAGCTAATGATAGTTTTGACCAATATTTGAATCCTTTTTGAGCAGCTTCAAGTGCTTTTAGGGCATCTGCTTTTCCAGCTTCAGCAATTTGTGCAATAGATTCTCCTGTTGCGGGACAAATGACATCTTGCTTTTCTCCACTTGCAGCATCGATAAGTTGTCCGTCAATATATAATTTTTTATAACCGAAGTTCTGAGTTTTCATTGTTTTTATTAGCTTAAATAAAAGTACCGTTAAATTTTTGTTTGACTATTGAATATTCCATCAGTACATCTTCATTCACTTCAATACCTAGTCCTGGTGTAGTTGGAACTTCAATCATACCATCTTTCATTTTAATTTTAGGATAGGTAAGTCGTTCTCTTAAACCGTTTTCTGTTTGATCGTATTCTATTAAGAAATCAGGTGATTTCATACGACCTGGAATATTTTCTAAGTTCGCAATAAAATGCAAAGCTACATGAATTCCTATAGACGTTCCCCACGTATGTGGAACTGTTTCAATACCATATGTACTTGCCAAAGCGGCTATTCTTTTAGCTTCGGTTAATCCGCCACTGGCGCAAATGTCTGGTTGTATAATATCTACTGACTTCGTTCTTAGTAATTGATGAAAACCAAATCGTAAGTATTCACATTCTCCACCAGCTATAGGTATGGAAGTTTTGCTTCGTAATTCGTTGTATTGTTGATAGTATTCAGGAGAAATGGGTTCTTCAAACCAACTGATATCGAACTGTTCAATTTTTTTACAAAGTGAAACAGCTTCTCTTAATGTATATGCGTGGTTGGAATCGATCATAAGATCAATATCATCACCGAGCAATTCGCGCATGCGTTTTACATTTTCGTAATCTTCTTTTACGCCTAACCCAACTTTCATTTTGATAGCTTTGAAACCTTGCGATTTGTATTTGGCTACTTCTTCTTCAAAATCTCTAGATGGGTTGTTATGATCTGTAAAATAAAGACCTGTTGCATACGGTTTTATTTTGGTTCTGTGCGCACCACCAAGTAAGGTAGATACAGGCAAGTTGAGAATTTTACCTTTTAAATCCCACAGGGCAATATCAATAGCACTCATGGAAGCTACAAGAACTCCTCTTCTAGCAAAATCAAGCGTTTTTCGATACATCGTACTCCAAATGACTTCATTTTCAAGTGGATTTTTTCCTATGATGTATGGCTCTAAAAATTTGATACCTTCATTTAAAATGTTTGCAGGTCCGTATCCTTCTCCCCACCCAAATTGACCATCTGAAGTAGTTATTTTAACTACACAAATACATCTTTCTGAATATTCCCATTGCGAAAAGAAAAAACTTTTAGACAGTTTGTCTTTGAGTATGTATGTTTCTATTTTTTCTATAACCATGTTTTACTAAATTTTGTTTGGTTAATTAATGATAACTTGATTTAGTTATAAACTTGATCTTCAATAACAGTAATATTATATACTGTAGTGCCATCAATTGTTAGTGTACCATCACCAGTAACTCTATCGGCAGCAATAACATAGCTATAACTTGTAGTGTCATCAGTTTTGGTTACTGAGATTTGATAATTTACATCATCAGAAGTATCAGAATAGTTGTTTGAAGTAAAACTTAATGGAGTTACATCAGACACATATTCTATAATTAAATTTTTCTCTCTGTATATATTAATTTTTACAGGCGCATCTGTTACATCAATATCTGTTAATGTGTATACAGAAGTGAGTTGTATGTCTGGCTCTTGAAAGTTGTTTTCTTCTTCACAACTAAAAAAAGATGTCGTTATCAACAGTAAGAGTATATATTTTATTGAATTTTTCATTAGTGTTATTTTATTATGGTCTTGGTTCTAATTCTATCAATGATAAGTCGTCAAAATAAAGCAATTGTGCGCCAGTTACACCTGGATTGTCTCCGGCTATTACTCGTAATGTCGTTCTGTAGTTTGTAGGTAAATCAGCTGTAAAAACTATGGTTTCCGAAACTTCTACCCATTGATTATTGTTGATGGTTGAAATGTCAAATACTTTGATATCTGTAACAGGATTTCCAAATTCCATTCTAAACGCATTTAGTGTAGAACTTTCTTTGAATACTTTGTATGAAACTTTATAGGTTCCCGCAGGAATACCATTAGGTTTTGCAAAACTGAAACCAAATAGATTCATGTTTGGAATAGGAGAGACGTTAGGTAAGTTGTATTGCATACTTGCAGCACCGTCAGCAGCATTTGTAGTGACTCTTTCCCAGACTAAATCTCCAAACTGACCATTTCCTTGACCACCTGGAATAAAGTATTGACTAGATGCATACGCATTGTTAACGCCACCGCCTGTGAGTTCAAAACTAGCCCAACCATTACCAGGAAGAATATTATCTCCAAAAAACATGGCTACCGTTTCTGGACCAAATGGTTGCAGTACTCTTGTATCCGACGATGTGATGTTAGTTCCGTTGTAAGAAACCGTAATAAGGTCAGAATTATATATTGGTTGCGATAATGTCAACTCAATGAAGGTTGCATCAGCTGCTTGTACGTTTGCTAATTGTACAGGAATGACTTGGTTAAATCCAGAAGCAGTATTCATTACATTTACCGTAAAACTTCCTTCTTCTCCTGAGAAAGGAGTCACTTCTCCGTTGACTTGAAATGATATTTTTTCGTTTTCGGCTTCTGTTAAGTTGTTACTAAACACAAATGGTTGCGATGAAGGAACTACATTAACTTTTAGCGGAATTACTTTTGTTTCTTGTGCGTTTGGTTGTGGAGCAATTCTAAATGATCTTAGTTCTCCTGTAAACGTTCCAAGTTGAAAGAAACTCACATTCGCCGTTATTCCGCCAACTTGATTTGGTGTTCCTTCTGGGAATCTCCATGAGCGTCCGTTTGGTCTTCCAGTTTCTGTTAAATCCATAAACGTTAACGAAGTTCCAGCCTCAACATCTACTGTTGGCCACGTATCTATATCGTCAATCGAAGTTATTTCATCTTCGGTAACGGTAAGGATTTCAACACCATCTTGCAATACTTTAAATGCAGGCTTTATTTGTGCGTACACATCAAATGTAAATGTGGTATCTATTACATGTAAATTTCCTTCTTGCACTGAGTTAAATGGTCCAGCACTAGAGTTGTAACTAACAGGTTCGCTGAACTTATTTAGTAAACGAACTGTATTCTCTCCACTATTTCTAAAAAACACATGTGCTTTTGGTCTTCCTATAATTAAACCAGCAGCTTCATCTATGTAATTTGTAAGTGTATCGGTTGGATCTAAATCTTCTACTAAGAAATGATTTCCTTGTTGTATTTGCCATTCGTGACTTACCGCTCCTTGTGATAAATCGAAAAATGAAATATGTGTATCATAATTGATGCTAAATGGTTCTTGTGAAGTTCGATTCAATCCAATAACCCATGACACATCAGAAAGTGTATCAGGTGCTTCATAGTCTTGATAATCATCTTTGCTACAATTCCATACTAACACTAATGCTAAAGCTAGTATCGTTATTTTTATTGCTTTCATAGTAGATTTAATTAATGTTTGGATTAGAATTTAGTTCTGAGAATGGAATTGGGTAATTTCCATGCAACGATTCGTTATAATTTAATGCTGAGGTATTGTATTCATAATCAACTACAATATGTGCTCCACTAGGTTGTACGGCTTCTAAAGAAGGAAAATTACCTCTAGTGATTGTTTGTCCATTTGCATTTACAAATTGATAGTTGACACCATAATACGTTTCGTTAGATAGTTCTTGTAAGCGATTGGTGAAACTATAGTTTTCTGAAATTTTCCATCGTTGGAAATCTTGCTGACGAATAGCATGTCCTTCAATTGCCATTTCTAAAGGTTTTTCAACACGCATTAAGTGTTGCATTAAGCTTTCGGATGTATACATTACATCGTCATACGTATGCGATAAATCAGCTCCTTGAATACCAAGTAATGCC from Kordia antarctica encodes the following:
- a CDS encoding NAD-dependent succinate-semialdehyde dehydrogenase codes for the protein MKTQNFGYKKLYIDGQLIDAASGEKQDVICPATGESIAQIAEAGKADALKALEAAQKGFKYWSKLSLAERTEWMLKLRSAILEKEHELRNAMVHEMGKTYAGAYEDIEAITNALSWYPDAMKNLREEQIPDYEGTHTHKMISKPAGVAVAYLAWNFPILNVGFKLGPALASGCSIIIKPSEMSPLSAYMIGEIAHSINFPAGVINILAGTVSEVAQTLTTSKIPAVITMIGSTTTGQKVIAESTTSIKKLGMELGGNAPFIVFEDADFDTALNLAVALRFGNSGQVCVAANRILVHTSIYDKFIKAYVEKVSKLKVGFGTKENEDVFMGPVVSKKDRDRMFDLIEDATSKGATLEYGGKIPDYLPETGFWIEPTVVSGITPEMKLFTQETFGPVAGIMSFDTDEEVLALANDTEFGLASYIFTNNHKRIEHFTEELEFGEIQINGVKYAIYLPHGGIKNSGIGHDCSHLALDDYLVKKRVSTAKM
- a CDS encoding mandelate racemase/muconate lactonizing enzyme family protein, whose protein sequence is MVIEKIETYILKDKLSKSFFFSQWEYSERCICVVKITTSDGQFGWGEGYGPANILNEGIKFLEPYIIGKNPLENEVIWSTMYRKTLDFARRGVLVASMSAIDIALWDLKGKILNLPVSTLLGGAHRTKIKPYATGLYFTDHNNPSRDFEEEVAKYKSQGFKAIKMKVGLGVKEDYENVKRMRELLGDDIDLMIDSNHAYTLREAVSLCKKIEQFDISWFEEPISPEYYQQYNELRSKTSIPIAGGECEYLRFGFHQLLRTKSVDIIQPDICASGGLTEAKRIAALASTYGIETVPHTWGTSIGIHVALHFIANLENIPGRMKSPDFLIEYDQTENGLRERLTYPKIKMKDGMIEVPTTPGLGIEVNEDVLMEYSIVKQKFNGTFI
- a CDS encoding formylglycine-generating enzyme family protein: MNHFLTKYIFLFIAITFIACENKKPSQNSSKNTPLDEFLDLKIPNGMVWVESKTFLQGAKENDPFAMQREKPAHTVKVDGFYIDETEVTNAQFKAFVKATGYKTIAERPIDWEQMKKELPPNTQKPHDSILKPGSLVFNKNVNAVANMANYGQWWTWKIGADWKHPSGPDSSIDDKDNLPVVHVALEDALAYCKWANRRLPTEAEWEAAAQGKNTNDVYTWGNDANILNQNSNTWQGNFPITNNPDDGFSYVSPVKSYAPNSIGLYDMLGNVWELTSDLFNVNYYKEIDTSQPLTNPKGASKGYSPENPYQVENVMKGGSFLCHESYCASFRISAKMGVSHDSGSDHMGFRTVVTKKMLTSEK